The Zingiber officinale cultivar Zhangliang chromosome 9A, Zo_v1.1, whole genome shotgun sequence genome window below encodes:
- the LOC122021305 gene encoding anthranilate O-methyltransferase 2-like, translating into MEREMCSKVEQALHMVGGIGKTSYAANSRLQEKAIHRTKSMLAIAVEETYKALHHDQMVVVDLGCSSGPNTLLVLSHVLSVAAKLPTTMELQFFLNDLPGNDFNSLFLSLEGFKKRLEREIKGDLLVPYYVAGVAGSFYGRLFPRASVHLFHSSFCLMWLSQVPEGLKIEHGGPLNKGNIYWTETSLVEVEKAYREQFQKDFSIFLRSRHTELSVGGRMVLVFLGRRNITPGNGDLIHVYGLLGEALNSMVLEGIIPEEKVDTFNLPSYGASFEEVESVIRNEGLFDLDRAEIFESSWDPFEDSKDDLYTISNHTRSGKNMANYIRAVVEPLIVHQFGAVILDDLFERYANRVSKHLLKEKANHTILVLALKKKA; encoded by the exons ATGGAGAGAGAGATGTGTTCGAAGGTAGAGCAAGCTCTTCACATGGTCGGAGGCATCGGAAAAACTAGCTACGCAGCCAATTCGAGACTCCAA GAAAAGGCGATCCATCGAACGAAGTCTATGTTAGCTATTGCAGTGGAAGAAACGTACAAGGCATTGCACCATGATCAAATGGTTGTTGTTGACCTCGGTTGCTCTTCTGGCCCGAACACGTTACTCGTGCTCTCTCATGTTCTTAGTGTGGCAGCCAAACTCCCTACCACAATGGAGTTGCAATTCTTCTTAAATGATCTCCCGGGGAATGACTTCAACAGTCTGTTCCTATCCTTGGAGGGATTCAAGAAGAGGTTGGAAAGGGAGATTAAAGGGGATTTACTAGTACCGTATTATGTAGCTGGAGTGGCAGGATCATTCTATGGGAGGCTTTTTCCTCGTGCGAGTGTTCATTTGTTTCACTCTTCCTTCTGTCTAATGTGGCTCTCCCAG GTTCCCGAAGGACTAAAGATTGAACACGGTGGTCCACTAAACAAAGGAAATATCTATTGGACAGAGACAAGTTTGGTCGAAGTAGAGAAAGCATATCGGGAgcaatttcaaaaagatttttcaatattTCTTAGGTCACGTCACACGGAATTGAGTGTTGGCGGGAGGATGGTGTTGGTTTTTCTCGGACGAAGAAATATAACCCCAGGGAATGGTGACTTAATCCATGTTTATGGACTGCTAGGAGAAGCTCTTAACTCGATGGTCCTAGAG GGAATTATTCCAGAAGAAAAGGTTGATACTTTCAATTTGCCGAGTTATGGGGCTTCTTTCGAAGAGGTGGAGTCGGTGATCCGTAACGAAGGATTGTTTGATTTGGATCGAGCGGAGATCTTTGAGTCTAGTTGGGACCCATTTGAAGACTCCAAAGATGATCTCTATACTATATCAAACCACACCCGAAGTGGAAAAAATATGGCGAATTACATTCGTGCAGTAGTTGAACCGTTAATTGTGCATCAGTTCGGGGCTGTCATACTTGACGATCTATTTGAGCGATATGCGAATCGTGTTTCAAAGCACTTGCTCAAAGAGAAGGCCAATCACACCATTCTAGTCCTCGCCTTGAAGAAGAAAGCTTAA